The following proteins are co-located in the Spea bombifrons isolate aSpeBom1 chromosome 3, aSpeBom1.2.pri, whole genome shotgun sequence genome:
- the IRS1 gene encoding insulin receptor substrate 1 encodes MKPKGLGQLKNLVGIYRLCLTHRTISLVKLNSDAAAVVLQLMNIRRCGHSENFFFIEVGRSAVTGAGEFWMQVDDSVVAQNMHETILEAMKALSDEFRPRSKSQSSSNCSNPISVPLRRHHLNHPPPSQVGLNRRARTESVTATSPAGGASKHGSSSFRVRASSDGEGTMSRPASMDGSPVSPSANRAQSHRHRGSSRLHPPLNHSRSIPMPATRCSPSATSPVSLSSSSTSGHGSTSDCLCPRRSSASVSGSPSDGGFISSDEYGSSPCDFRSSFRSVTPDSLGHTPPAREEDLNNYICMGKPNGHPQRGNQQRYPSNRGDEHPDLDKFFRKRTHSSGTSPPTASHQKTPSQSSIEEYTEMMPSYPLRLSSFRHSAFVPTYSYPEECLDIHLEGNKVNHTDDGYMPMSPGVAPVPPKNSDYMPMSPKSVSAPQQIINPRRHSQVDSNGYMMMSPSGSCSPDSTNYSKIWTNGTNPKLSIESNDGKLPCNDYINMSPASGSTTSTPPDCYINTVEDPPKPVYSYFSLPRSFKHAHRKTNTGHLRASVNSGHHLYAEDSSSSSTSSDSLGGQESQQSRKGEACLQGKSSRLARPTRLSLENSKASTLPRAREPALPPEPKSPGEYVNIEFNDKAFCGGLVSSMCAPPYAQSRVVPQRENLSEYMNMDLGVWRAKTAYASCTPSSCKPASSTCSADTCSSSRPPVRGKPAPRDYISMQVGTHCSDYSQVTPARIPAKAANTASSKSNYAEMSIGGGTNINVVLPAPNANVSETARSSLLGQGSGPSAFTRVNLSPNRNQSAKVIRAGDPQGRRRHSSETFSSTPTTSRVSAGPISGEDVKRHSSASFENVWLRPGDAARRESPQASDHLHNGLNYIDLDLAKDLSGLEHCNSHQPTVSHPLDDLSSYASISFHKLDERRSQAETEE; translated from the coding sequence ATGAAGCCAAAAGGACTGGGGCAGCTCAAGAATCTTGTTGGAATATACCGATTGTGCCTGACCCACCGAACAATCAGTTTGGTTAAGCTGAACTCTGATGCAGCAGCAGTTGTTTTGCAGCTCATGAATATTCGCAGATGTGGTCATTCAGAGAATTTCTTCTTCATTGAGGTTGGCCGCTCTGCAGTTACAGGGGCTGGTGAATTCTGGATGCAAGTGGATGACTCTGTAGTGGCACAGAACATGCATGAGACAATCTTAGAAGCTATGAAGGCATTGAGTGATGAGTTTCGACCTCGCAGCAAGAGTCAGTCTTCATCTAACTGCTCCAACCCTATCTCTGTTCCTCTTAGAAGGCATCACCTCAACCATCCTCCTCCCAGCCAAGTAGGGCTTAACCGTAGGGCTCGCACGGAAAGTGTCACGGCCACCTCACCTGCAGGGGGTGCTTCTAAGCATGGGTCATCCTCATTTAGGGTTCGGGCATCAAGCGATGGAGAAGGTACTATGTCGAGGCCAGCCTCAATGGACGGCAGCCCTGTGAGTCCGAGTGCCAATAGAGCTCAGTCACATCGACACAGAGGCAGCTCTCGTCTTCACCCACCACTCAATCATAGCCGCTCCATCCCCATGCCAGCAACTCGCTGCTCTCCATCAGCTACCAGTCCTGTCAGTTTATCCTCCAGCAGCACCAGTGGACATGGGTCTACGTCTGATTGCCTATGTCCGCGAAGATCCAGTGCCTCAGTTTCTGGTTCCCCAAGTGACGGCGGGTTCATTTCCTCTGATGAATATGGTTCTAGTCCGTGTGATTTCAGAAGTTCTTTCCGCAGCGTGACGCCAGATTCGCTAGGGCACACGCCACCGGCCAGGGAAGAAGACTTAAATAACTATATCTGTATGGGAAAGCCCAACGGTCATCCTCAAAGAGGAAATCAACAGAGGTACCCATCAAATCGGGGTGATGAGCACCCTGACTTGGACAAGTTTTTCAGGAAGAGAACTCATTCTTCAGGAACGTCTCCACCAACTGCATCACACCAAAAAACCCCATCCCAATCATCAATTGAAGAATATACTGAGATGATGCCTTCTTACCCTCTGCGTCTATCATCATTTAGGCACTCTGCGTTTGTGCCCACATACTCCTATCCAGAAGAGTGCCTGGATATCCACTTGGAGGGTAACAAAGTTAACCATACAGATGATGGGTACATGCCCATGTCACCAGGTGTTGCTCCTGTGCCTCCAAAAAACAGTGACTATATGCCTATGAGTCCCAAAAGTGTGTCTGCTCCTCAGCAGATCATTAATCCTAGGCGACATTCTCAGGTGGACTCTAATGGTTATATGATGATGTCCCCCAGTGGTAGCTGCTCCCCGGATAGTACTAACTACAGCAAGATATGGACCAATGGTACAAACCCAAAGTTGTCCATAGAAAGCAATGATGGAAAATTGCCCTGCAATGATTACATTAATATGTCCCCAGCCAGTGGATCCACTACAAGCACTCCGCCAGATTGCTATATTAATACTGTTGAGGATCCACCCAAGCCTGTTTATTCTTACTTCTCTTTGCCCAGGTCCTTCAAACATGCCCACAGAAAGACTAATACTGGTCACCTGCGAGCTTCTGTTAATTCTGGGCATCATCTGTATGCTGAGGACTCCTCTTCATCCTCAACGAGCAGTGATAGTTTGGGGGGGCAGGAATCACAACAGTCGAGGAAGGGCGAGGCATGTCTTCAAGGAAAAAGCAGCAGATTGGCAAGACCCACACGGCTTTCTTTGGAAAACAGCAAGGCCAGCACCCTCCCTAGGGCTCGTGAGCCTGCTTTGCCTCCAGAGCCAAAAAGTCCTGGTGAATATGTTAATATTGagtttaatgacaaagccttcTGCGGAGGATTGGTGTCTTCCATGTGCGCACCGCCCTATGCCCAGAGCAGAGTGGTGCCCCAGAGGGAGAATCTTTCTGAATACATGAACATGGATCTTGGGGTTTGGAGGGCAAAAACAGCTTATGCATCTTGCACACCTTCATCTTGTAAACCTGCTAGTTCAACATGTTCTGCCGACACTTGCAGTAGCAGTCGCCCACCTGTACGAGGAAAGCCAGCCCCACGGGACTACATAAGCATGCAAGTTGGTACCCATTGTTCGGATTACAGTCAAGTCACACCTGCCAGGATCCCTGCCAAGGCAGCCAATACTGCTTCTAGCAAAAGTAATTATGCAGAAATGTCGATTGGTGGGGGCACTAATATTAATGTTGTGCTGCCGGCTCCAAATGCAAATGTTTCTGAAACTGCTCGCTCTTCCTTACTGGGTCAGGGCTCTGGCCCATCTGCCTTTACCAGGGTCAACTTAAGTCCTAACCGCAACCAGAGTGCCAAAGTTATACGAGCTGGTGATCCGCAAGGCAGAAGGCGGCATAGCTCAGAGACCTTTTCGTCTACTCCTACTACGTCCAGAGTTAGTGCTGGGCCAATTTCTGGTGAGGATGTTAAAAGACACAGCTCTGCATCCTTTGAGAATGTGTGGCTCAGGCCTGGAGACGCTGCCAGGAGAGAATCCCCTCAGGCCTCAGATCACCTACATAATGGTCTCAATTACATTGACCTGGATCTGGCCAAGGATTTAAGTGGCCTGGAGCATTGCAACTCACATCAGCCCACGGTCAGCCACCCCTTAGATGACCTGAGCTCCTATGCTAGCATCAGTTTTCACAAGCTGGATGAGCGCCGCAGCCAGGCAGAAACAGAAG